From one Marmota flaviventris isolate mMarFla1 chromosome 1, mMarFla1.hap1, whole genome shotgun sequence genomic stretch:
- the Gal3st1 gene encoding galactosylceramide sulfotransferase isoform X2: MPPMLQKKRWESMAKGLVLGALFTSFLLLLYSYAVPPLHTGLTSTTPDAIAPCSPVSGESEGVILANGSFRGCQPRRNIVFMKTHKTASSTLLNILFRFGQKHGLKFAFPNGRNDFDYPAFFTRSLVQDYRPGACFNIICNHMRFHYEEVRGLVPPNATFITVLRDPARLFESSFHYFGPVVPLTWKLSSSDKLAEFLQDPDRYYDPNGYNAHYLRNLLFFDLGYDSGLDPGSPQVQEHILEVERRFHLVLLQEYFDESLVLLKDLLCWELEDVLYFKLNARRDSPVPRLSGDLYRRATAWNMLDARLYRHFNASFWRKVEAFGRERMAQEVAALRRANERMRRICIDGGRAVDAAAIQDSAMQPWQPLGSKSILGYNLKKSIGQRHQQLCRRMLTPEIQYLMDLGVNLWVTKLWKFIRDFLRW; the protein is encoded by the exons ATGCCGCCCATGCTACAGAAGAAGCGCTGGGAGTCCATGGCCAAGGGGCTGGTTCTGGGAGCTCTGTTTACCAGCTTCCTGCTGCTATTGTACTCCTATGCTGTGCCCCCACTGCACACTGGCCTGACCTCCAC GACCCCCGATGCCATAGCACCCTGCTCCCCAGTCTCTGGTGAGTCAGAGGGGGTGATTCTGGCCAATGGCTCATTTAGAGGTTGCCAGCCGCGGCGCAACATCGTGTTCATGAAGACACACAAGACGGCCAGCAGCACGCTGCTCAACATCCTGTTCCGCTTTGGTCAGAAGCACGGGCTCAAATTCGCCTTCCCCAATGGTCGCAACGACTTCGATTACCCGGCCTTCTTCACCCGCAGCCTGGTGCAGGACTACCGGCCCGGGGCCTGCTTCAACATCATCTGCAACCACATGCGCTTCCATTACGAGGAGGTGCGTGGCCTGGTGCCACCCAATGCCACTTTCATCACCGTGCTCCGGGACCCTGCCCGCCTTTTCGAGTCCTCCTTCCACTACTTTGGGCCCGTGGTGCCCCTCACGTGGAAGCTCTCAAGCAGCGACAAGCTGGCAGAATTCTTGCAGGACCCAGATCGCTACTACGATCCCAACGGCTACAACGCCCACTACCTCCGCAATTTGCTCTTCTTCGATCTGGGCTATGACAGTGGCCTAGACCCTGGCAGCCCACAGGTGCAGGAGCACATACTGGAGGTGGAGCGCCGCTTCCACCTGGTACTCCTCCAGGAGTACTTTGACGAGTCTCTGGTGCTGCTGAAGGATCTGCTCTGCTGGGAGCTGGAGGACGTGCTGTACTTCAAGCTCAACGCCCGTCGTGATTCACCAGTGCCTCGGCTCTCTGGGGACCTGTACCGCCGTGCAACAGCTTGGAACATGCTGGATGCCCGCCTCTACCGCCACTTCAATGCCAGCTTCTGGCGCAAAGTGGAGGCCTTTGGGCGGGAGCGTATGGCCCAAGAGGTGGCTGCCCTGCGCCGTGCCAATGAGCGCATGCGGCGTATCTGTATTGATGGTGGTCGGGCAGTGGATGCGGCTGCCATCCAGGACTCAGCCATGCAGCCCTGGCAGCCGCTGGGTTCCAAGTCCATCCTTGGTTACAACCTCAAGAAGAGCATTGGGCAGCGACACCAACAGCTCTGCCGTCGGATGCTCACGCCCGAGATCCAGTACCTGATGGATCTCGGCGTTAACCTCTGGGTCACCAAGCTCTGGAAGTTCATTAGGGACTTTCTGCGGTGGTGA
- the Gal3st1 gene encoding galactosylceramide sulfotransferase isoform X1, whose protein sequence is MPPMLQKKRWESMAKGLVLGALFTSFLLLLYSYAVPPLHTGLTSTRTPDAIAPCSPVSGESEGVILANGSFRGCQPRRNIVFMKTHKTASSTLLNILFRFGQKHGLKFAFPNGRNDFDYPAFFTRSLVQDYRPGACFNIICNHMRFHYEEVRGLVPPNATFITVLRDPARLFESSFHYFGPVVPLTWKLSSSDKLAEFLQDPDRYYDPNGYNAHYLRNLLFFDLGYDSGLDPGSPQVQEHILEVERRFHLVLLQEYFDESLVLLKDLLCWELEDVLYFKLNARRDSPVPRLSGDLYRRATAWNMLDARLYRHFNASFWRKVEAFGRERMAQEVAALRRANERMRRICIDGGRAVDAAAIQDSAMQPWQPLGSKSILGYNLKKSIGQRHQQLCRRMLTPEIQYLMDLGVNLWVTKLWKFIRDFLRW, encoded by the exons ATGCCGCCCATGCTACAGAAGAAGCGCTGGGAGTCCATGGCCAAGGGGCTGGTTCTGGGAGCTCTGTTTACCAGCTTCCTGCTGCTATTGTACTCCTATGCTGTGCCCCCACTGCACACTGGCCTGACCTCCAC CAGGACCCCCGATGCCATAGCACCCTGCTCCCCAGTCTCTGGTGAGTCAGAGGGGGTGATTCTGGCCAATGGCTCATTTAGAGGTTGCCAGCCGCGGCGCAACATCGTGTTCATGAAGACACACAAGACGGCCAGCAGCACGCTGCTCAACATCCTGTTCCGCTTTGGTCAGAAGCACGGGCTCAAATTCGCCTTCCCCAATGGTCGCAACGACTTCGATTACCCGGCCTTCTTCACCCGCAGCCTGGTGCAGGACTACCGGCCCGGGGCCTGCTTCAACATCATCTGCAACCACATGCGCTTCCATTACGAGGAGGTGCGTGGCCTGGTGCCACCCAATGCCACTTTCATCACCGTGCTCCGGGACCCTGCCCGCCTTTTCGAGTCCTCCTTCCACTACTTTGGGCCCGTGGTGCCCCTCACGTGGAAGCTCTCAAGCAGCGACAAGCTGGCAGAATTCTTGCAGGACCCAGATCGCTACTACGATCCCAACGGCTACAACGCCCACTACCTCCGCAATTTGCTCTTCTTCGATCTGGGCTATGACAGTGGCCTAGACCCTGGCAGCCCACAGGTGCAGGAGCACATACTGGAGGTGGAGCGCCGCTTCCACCTGGTACTCCTCCAGGAGTACTTTGACGAGTCTCTGGTGCTGCTGAAGGATCTGCTCTGCTGGGAGCTGGAGGACGTGCTGTACTTCAAGCTCAACGCCCGTCGTGATTCACCAGTGCCTCGGCTCTCTGGGGACCTGTACCGCCGTGCAACAGCTTGGAACATGCTGGATGCCCGCCTCTACCGCCACTTCAATGCCAGCTTCTGGCGCAAAGTGGAGGCCTTTGGGCGGGAGCGTATGGCCCAAGAGGTGGCTGCCCTGCGCCGTGCCAATGAGCGCATGCGGCGTATCTGTATTGATGGTGGTCGGGCAGTGGATGCGGCTGCCATCCAGGACTCAGCCATGCAGCCCTGGCAGCCGCTGGGTTCCAAGTCCATCCTTGGTTACAACCTCAAGAAGAGCATTGGGCAGCGACACCAACAGCTCTGCCGTCGGATGCTCACGCCCGAGATCCAGTACCTGATGGATCTCGGCGTTAACCTCTGGGTCACCAAGCTCTGGAAGTTCATTAGGGACTTTCTGCGGTGGTGA